In one window of Paraflavitalea soli DNA:
- a CDS encoding di-heme oxidoredictase family protein: protein MLPRIPKKLMAIGCITASIILLVACEKFMPQAPAEDSILDGPVEGLTAEQSLQFLRGDVAFNDEVFTPEKGLGPIFVATSCGTCHAGDGKGHPFTTLTRFGQTDSTGNKFLHAGGPQLQQRAVYHYQPEQLPAGATFSRFMPPANTGLGFLDAVTDADLIALADPLDLDGDGISGVPNWIHIPEYLKERANSITHNGRYIARFGKKAAAYDLLHQTVNAYNQDMGITSAYEPYDTYSHLEIDPEVSNQTVIDVVTYLKTLKAPIQRTPNDVEVVAGKKLFMQISCGKCHVPEMTTGPSTINALSHKVFFPYTDLLLHDMGPGLDDGYTEGMATTAEWRTPPLWGLGLSKKSQGGQYFLLHDGRAHSIEEAILLHGGEGQQSSNGFRQLNTADKNRLIKFLESL from the coding sequence ATGTTACCAAGGATACCTAAAAAACTAATGGCCATAGGATGTATAACTGCCTCCATCATCCTGCTGGTGGCTTGTGAAAAATTCATGCCACAGGCACCGGCAGAAGACAGTATACTGGATGGCCCGGTAGAAGGGCTCACCGCTGAACAATCCCTCCAATTTCTCCGCGGCGATGTGGCTTTTAATGATGAAGTATTTACACCTGAAAAAGGACTGGGGCCGATCTTTGTGGCTACTTCCTGCGGCACCTGCCATGCGGGTGATGGCAAGGGACATCCTTTTACTACTTTAACGCGCTTTGGACAAACAGATAGTACCGGCAATAAATTCCTGCATGCCGGTGGCCCCCAATTGCAACAGCGGGCTGTTTATCATTACCAGCCCGAACAATTACCTGCCGGAGCCACCTTTTCCAGGTTCATGCCACCGGCCAACACCGGGTTGGGTTTCCTCGATGCAGTGACCGATGCCGACCTGATAGCGCTTGCCGATCCGCTCGACCTGGATGGTGATGGCATTTCCGGTGTCCCCAACTGGATCCATATTCCGGAATACCTGAAAGAACGGGCCAATTCCATCACACATAATGGAAGGTACATAGCCCGGTTTGGAAAGAAAGCCGCTGCATATGACCTGTTGCACCAGACGGTGAATGCTTACAACCAGGATATGGGTATTACATCTGCTTATGAGCCCTATGATACGTATAGTCACCTGGAGATTGATCCTGAAGTAAGCAACCAAACCGTGATAGATGTGGTGACTTATCTGAAAACACTGAAGGCGCCTATTCAGCGTACACCCAACGATGTGGAAGTGGTGGCGGGAAAGAAGTTGTTCATGCAGATCAGTTGTGGTAAATGTCATGTACCCGAAATGACCACCGGGCCTTCTACTATCAATGCTTTATCCCATAAAGTATTCTTCCCTTATACCGATCTCCTGTTGCACGATATGGGACCAGGGCTTGATGATGGCTATACCGAGGGAATGGCTACTACCGCTGAGTGGCGCACACCCCCCTTATGGGGATTGGGCCTTTCCAAAAAATCGCAGGGGGGCCAGTACTTCCTGTTGCATGATGGCCGGGCCCACAGTATTGAAGAGGCCATACTGTTACACGGCGGCGAAGGGCAGCAAAGCAGTAATGGTTTCCGCCAACTCAATACCGCTGACAAAAACAGGCTGATAAAATTTCTTGAATCTCTATAA
- the fabF gene encoding beta-ketoacyl-ACP synthase II — translation MKRVVITGLGALTPLGNDVATFGKNLFEGKSGAGPITRFDPTLFKTKFACELKGFNAADFLDKADIRKTDPFTQYALVAADQAVKDSGLDFSKMDPFATGVIWGSGNGGMQTFEEQVKEYATGNFVPRFSPYFCPKIIVNIAAGLISMKYGLMGINYATVSACATSNTAIMDAFNYIRWGKAKVMITGGSEAPVTEASIGGFSSMKALSTRNDDAAAASRPFDVNRDGFVMGEGAGALVLEEYEHAKQRGATIYAELAGAAMTADAYHMTATHPEGLGAYMAMKFALEDAELNAGDVDYLNAHATSTPVGDLSEVAAIARLFTEKDNLAVSATKSMTGHLLGGAGAIEAIAGILSIKHSLVPPTINLSDRDPAIPGWMNIVSGKTIEKEVNVAMSNTFGFGGHNGIVVFKKFN, via the coding sequence ATGAAAAGAGTAGTTATAACCGGCCTGGGAGCACTTACCCCCCTGGGCAATGATGTAGCCACCTTTGGCAAGAATTTATTTGAAGGCAAGAGCGGAGCGGGGCCTATTACCCGATTTGACCCTACCCTCTTCAAGACCAAGTTTGCCTGTGAACTCAAGGGATTTAATGCCGCTGATTTTCTGGACAAAGCCGACATCCGCAAAACAGACCCCTTTACGCAATATGCACTGGTGGCTGCCGACCAGGCTGTAAAAGACTCGGGCCTTGATTTCAGCAAGATGGATCCCTTTGCTACCGGGGTTATCTGGGGCTCGGGCAATGGCGGTATGCAGACGTTTGAAGAGCAGGTAAAGGAGTATGCCACCGGCAATTTTGTACCCAGGTTTAGTCCCTATTTCTGTCCCAAGATCATTGTGAATATAGCGGCCGGCCTTATTTCCATGAAATATGGTTTAATGGGCATCAATTATGCCACGGTATCGGCCTGTGCCACCTCTAATACGGCCATTATGGACGCCTTCAACTATATCCGTTGGGGCAAGGCCAAGGTAATGATCACAGGTGGTTCTGAAGCGCCTGTTACAGAAGCATCGATTGGCGGCTTCAGCTCCATGAAGGCACTTTCCACCCGCAATGATGACGCGGCAGCGGCTTCCCGCCCTTTTGATGTAAACCGGGACGGCTTTGTGATGGGTGAAGGCGCCGGTGCGCTGGTACTGGAAGAATACGAACATGCCAAACAAAGAGGCGCTACGATCTATGCAGAACTGGCAGGAGCGGCCATGACGGCGGATGCCTATCACATGACGGCTACCCACCCTGAAGGATTGGGCGCTTATATGGCCATGAAATTTGCGCTGGAAGATGCGGAATTGAATGCGGGTGATGTAGATTACCTGAATGCACATGCTACTTCTACCCCGGTGGGTGATCTGAGCGAAGTTGCCGCTATAGCCCGGTTGTTTACGGAGAAAGACAATTTAGCAGTAAGCGCTACCAAGTCGATGACCGGCCATTTGCTGGGCGGCGCGGGCGCTATTGAAGCCATAGCAGGTATCCTGAGCATTAAACACTCGCTGGTGCCTCCTACGATCAATCTCTCCGACCGTGATCCGGCCATACCAGGCTGGATGAACATCGTGAGTGGCAAGACCATAGAAAAAGAGGTGAATGTAGCGATGAGCAATACATTCGGCTTTGGGGGCCACAACGGGATCGTGGTATTTAAGAAATTTAACTAA
- a CDS encoding cytochrome P450, with product MQPVLFPQSTVNNPFEIYARKLQESPVYRDEAQQVWGIYSYEHCLQLLTGNDAHIPALPVLPAGTLNDQVLTIIEHHTRLNNGTAHRSTREIAMGLYNARLPISPIGLLATSLSHKNLRNEIDWVQEVGKQLPLACMLQEFQFNEKDRESILMYIAVLVKIMVPDKTAQQIAAINAATREVYQLTERHILHTPSLYAIAHNVSKVSFPTALAMTVANLVGLMIQSYDAGRGILCNTLLQALQHRELAGQPGKEKAMGQLVMETLRYDPPVHHTRRVLTNDVLLHGQELKKGDTAILVLAAANRDAMHFERPDAFDIYRANNEAHLTFGAGAHRCMANHSTVRFATEILNYLLTRYPRLQLLTTEITYEPAMNVRLPKEMMLSLS from the coding sequence ATGCAACCTGTTTTGTTCCCACAATCAACAGTCAACAACCCTTTTGAAATATATGCCAGGAAACTACAGGAAAGCCCTGTATACAGAGATGAAGCACAACAGGTGTGGGGCATTTATTCTTACGAACATTGCCTGCAGTTGCTAACGGGTAATGATGCACATATTCCAGCTTTACCAGTACTGCCCGCAGGTACATTAAATGATCAGGTGCTGACTATTATTGAACACCATACGCGGCTGAACAATGGTACAGCACATCGAAGCACCCGGGAAATTGCGATGGGTTTATACAATGCCCGGCTACCTATTTCTCCTATCGGGTTACTGGCGACCAGCCTTAGCCATAAAAACCTACGCAACGAAATAGATTGGGTACAGGAGGTAGGCAAACAATTACCGCTGGCTTGTATGCTGCAGGAATTTCAATTCAACGAAAAGGACAGGGAGTCGATATTGATGTATATAGCCGTGCTGGTAAAAATCATGGTACCGGATAAAACAGCGCAACAGATAGCAGCCATCAATGCGGCTACCAGGGAGGTTTACCAATTAACAGAAAGGCATATCCTGCATACGCCTTCGCTGTATGCAATTGCACATAACGTAAGCAAGGTTTCTTTTCCGACGGCATTGGCCATGACAGTGGCCAACCTGGTGGGACTGATGATCCAAAGTTATGATGCAGGCAGGGGGATATTATGCAACACGCTGTTACAGGCATTGCAGCATCGGGAGTTGGCCGGACAGCCGGGTAAAGAAAAAGCGATGGGACAGTTGGTGATGGAAACGCTGCGTTATGATCCTCCTGTACATCATACGCGACGGGTATTAACCAATGATGTATTGCTGCATGGCCAGGAACTGAAAAAAGGAGATACGGCGATACTGGTACTGGCAGCGGCCAACCGGGACGCCATGCACTTTGAACGACCGGATGCATTTGATATCTACCGGGCAAACAATGAAGCGCATTTGACCTTTGGAGCAGGCGCGCACCGGTGCATGGCCAATCATAGCACTGTTCGCTTTGCAACGGAAATACTGAACTACCTGCTGACCCGATATCCCCGCCTGCAATTGTTGACCACGGAAATAACCTATGAGCCTGCTATGAATGTGAGGCTGCCGAAGGAAATGATGCTTTCGTTATCTTAA
- a CDS encoding QcrA and Rieske domain-containing protein, which translates to MKRREFIVSSCTACLSMTGLAALTGCRSTQFISGRLNTDGMYIDMDDFKVKDKGQTGYHAYVVVRNEELKFPICVYRFSDTEYAAIWMQCAHQGAELQAAGTHLHCPAHGSEYDNKGRVTNGPAERDLRTFPVTVNNNQLFIDLRKK; encoded by the coding sequence ATGAAACGACGGGAGTTTATTGTAAGCAGCTGCACAGCCTGTTTATCTATGACCGGGCTGGCTGCATTGACTGGCTGCAGGTCTACGCAATTTATAAGCGGCCGCCTGAACACAGACGGGATGTACATTGATATGGATGATTTTAAAGTGAAGGACAAAGGACAAACCGGATACCATGCTTATGTAGTGGTAAGGAATGAAGAATTGAAGTTTCCCATTTGTGTATACCGCTTTAGTGATACCGAGTATGCCGCCATCTGGATGCAATGTGCCCACCAGGGGGCTGAACTGCAGGCAGCGGGTACACACCTGCACTGTCCTGCCCATGGAAGCGAGTATGATAACAAAGGCCGTGTAACCAACGGACCCGCGGAAAGAGACCTAAGGACCTTTCCCGTAACAGTAAACAACAATCAATTATTTATTGACCTGCGAAAGAAATGA
- a CDS encoding Gfo/Idh/MocA family protein: protein MGAIIRWGILGCGHIAKKFATDLLLVKDARLVAVGSRSMAKADAFAAAFPVEYKHDSYEALAANPAVDVIYIATPHSLHYENVLLCLQHGKAILCEKPFAMNSRQTKAMINLAKEKKVFLMEALWSKFLPQYDKVQEMLSQGKLGAVKSVLVNFGFKPLAPVSPRLYDPLLGGGSIMDIGIYNAFLAMSILGKPDIIEASMTAAPTGVDEQCAVLFKYNNGAVAQLFSTFATDLATEADICGTEGRIRLTSRFFDPTARIEYYSGRLDTREVVEVPREDGFGYQYEARHVTECLQKGLTESPVMRFADTLELMETLDAIRKAAGIKYAADE from the coding sequence ATGGGTGCCATCATACGCTGGGGAATACTTGGTTGCGGACATATTGCAAAGAAATTCGCTACAGACCTGCTGCTCGTTAAAGATGCCAGACTGGTAGCCGTCGGCTCCAGGAGCATGGCAAAAGCCGATGCTTTTGCAGCTGCTTTCCCCGTAGAATATAAGCATGATAGTTACGAAGCCCTGGCCGCCAACCCGGCCGTGGATGTTATTTATATAGCAACGCCCCACAGCCTGCATTATGAAAACGTGTTGTTGTGCCTGCAGCACGGGAAGGCCATCCTTTGTGAAAAGCCTTTTGCCATGAACAGCCGGCAAACCAAAGCCATGATCAACCTGGCAAAAGAGAAGAAGGTCTTCCTCATGGAAGCCCTCTGGTCCAAATTTCTGCCTCAATATGATAAAGTACAGGAAATGCTCAGCCAGGGCAAACTGGGCGCCGTAAAGAGTGTATTGGTCAACTTTGGCTTTAAGCCCCTGGCGCCGGTGTCGCCCCGTTTGTATGATCCCTTGCTGGGAGGAGGTTCCATTATGGACATCGGCATTTACAATGCCTTCCTGGCCATGAGTATTTTGGGCAAACCCGATATCATAGAGGCCAGTATGACCGCTGCCCCCACGGGCGTGGATGAACAATGCGCCGTATTGTTCAAATACAACAATGGTGCTGTGGCGCAACTCTTCTCCACCTTCGCCACCGACCTGGCCACGGAAGCCGATATCTGCGGCACGGAAGGACGCATCAGGCTTACTTCCAGGTTCTTTGATCCCACTGCCCGGATAGAGTACTATTCCGGCCGGCTGGATACCCGCGAAGTGGTCGAAGTGCCCAGGGAAGACGGTTTTGGCTATCAATACGAAGCCCGGCATGTAACAGAATGCCTGCAAAAAGGGCTCACGGAAAGCCCCGTCATGCGCTTTGCCGATACCCTGGAATTGATGGAAACCCTGGATGCCATCCGCAAGGCCGCCGGGATAAAGTATGCTGCTGATGAATAA
- a CDS encoding ArsR/SmtB family transcription factor — MEFDQQFSAIASLIGEPARAAMLWSMLDGRAYTAGELALMAGISPQSASNHLNKLIEADLLKMEKQGKHRYYRFAKPEVATAMEAISRLIPHQEKLHRDRSFKNGDIQYARTCYDHLAGRIAVNLTQGLVKQKIIQLKEDEFDVTNKGMSWFDSIGVDIAAVRQQKRFFARPCLDWTEKKHHLAGALGAALLDQMLALNWIRRKANERTVILTGKGEKALAQLGVPVSTAGSQ; from the coding sequence ATGGAATTTGATCAACAGTTTTCCGCCATCGCTTCCCTGATCGGAGAGCCGGCGCGTGCTGCCATGTTATGGAGTATGTTGGATGGCCGGGCTTATACTGCCGGTGAGCTCGCCCTGATGGCCGGTATCTCGCCACAGTCTGCCAGCAATCACCTCAATAAATTAATAGAAGCTGATCTCCTGAAAATGGAAAAGCAGGGCAAGCACCGTTATTACCGCTTTGCCAAACCGGAAGTGGCCACTGCTATGGAAGCCATTTCCCGGTTGATACCCCATCAGGAGAAGCTACACCGCGATAGGTCATTTAAGAACGGCGATATCCAATATGCCCGCACCTGTTATGATCACCTCGCTGGCAGGATAGCCGTCAACTTAACCCAGGGACTGGTAAAACAAAAGATCATTCAGCTAAAGGAAGATGAATTTGATGTCACCAACAAAGGGATGTCATGGTTCGATAGCATAGGGGTTGATATAGCAGCCGTCAGGCAGCAGAAGCGTTTCTTTGCCCGGCCCTGCCTCGACTGGACGGAAAAGAAACACCACCTCGCAGGAGCCCTGGGTGCTGCCCTGCTCGATCAAATGCTGGCCTTGAACTGGATACGCAGGAAGGCCAATGAGCGCACCGTTATACTCACCGGCAAAGGAGAGAAGGCCCTTGCCCAACTGGGCGTTCCCGTTTCAACAGCTGGTTCTCAATAG
- a CDS encoding SDR family NAD(P)-dependent oxidoreductase, translating into MHTTAGKNILILGANSDVAKAAIKLYVEQGHTVVAASRSTEELDRFVRENISTPVRVIVQSFDAVAFGTHQSFYDSLPAKPHIVVYAAGFQVTNEEALVNWTGTYQMMNVHYAGAVSILNIIAMDNSNTQLERIIGLSSLSGVRGRKSNFVYGSTKAAFTTYLAGLRQYLSSRKITVNAIVAGYIRSKMTAHLDLPESLLLEPAFIADVIVNAPKRFTIVPGFKWKIIYNILRLLPEGLVAKLP; encoded by the coding sequence ATGCACACAACAGCCGGCAAGAACATACTAATACTGGGCGCTAATTCGGATGTGGCCAAAGCAGCCATTAAATTGTATGTGGAACAGGGACATACGGTAGTAGCAGCTTCGCGAAGTACGGAAGAACTGGACCGCTTTGTGAGGGAAAACATCAGCACGCCGGTGCGCGTGATCGTACAGTCTTTTGATGCGGTAGCCTTTGGCACTCACCAATCTTTTTATGATAGTCTGCCGGCCAAACCACATATTGTAGTGTATGCTGCCGGCTTCCAGGTAACGAATGAGGAAGCGCTGGTAAACTGGACAGGCACCTACCAGATGATGAATGTGCATTATGCCGGTGCTGTATCTATTCTCAATATCATTGCGATGGATAATTCCAACACGCAGCTGGAGCGGATCATTGGATTGAGTTCACTGTCGGGTGTGCGTGGCCGCAAAAGCAATTTTGTATATGGCAGCACGAAGGCAGCTTTTACTACCTACCTCGCCGGTCTGCGGCAATACCTCTCATCACGAAAGATCACTGTCAACGCCATTGTAGCGGGATATATCCGTAGCAAGATGACGGCGCACCTCGACCTGCCGGAATCGCTGCTGCTGGAACCGGCTTTCATTGCGGATGTAATTGTGAATGCTCCCAAACGTTTTACGATCGTGCCGGGCTTTAAATGGAAGATCATCTACAATATACTACGATTGCTGCCTGAAGGATTGGTGGCGAAGCTGCCGTAA
- a CDS encoding CvfB family protein: MIKVGEYNTLKVIRTVDFGLYLEDGAEGILLPKRFVPQGAKEGDDLEVFVYHDSEQRLIATTQRPAGIVGEIVMLEVVSVTPQGAFMDWGLMKDIFVPKSKQLMGMRPGGRYLVKIFIDEQTGRVAATEKLEPFLSNEELTVKPMDVVDLTVWRRTDIGYAMIINHRHTGVLHFNEIYRHISEGQSFKGYVKHIYPDNKIDVVIGKPGYQRVEDESAKVLRLLKENNGYLPYNDKSSPDEIYGFFGMSKKTFKMTTGGLFKQRKIAFTTTGIKSTEED; the protein is encoded by the coding sequence ATGATCAAGGTAGGAGAATACAATACATTGAAAGTGATCCGGACAGTAGATTTTGGTTTGTACCTGGAAGATGGGGCCGAAGGCATCCTCCTGCCTAAACGTTTTGTGCCCCAGGGCGCGAAGGAAGGCGATGACCTGGAAGTATTTGTATACCACGATTCCGAACAAAGGCTGATCGCTACTACCCAACGCCCGGCGGGTATCGTGGGCGAGATCGTGATGCTGGAAGTCGTATCTGTTACACCCCAGGGTGCTTTTATGGACTGGGGACTGATGAAAGATATTTTTGTGCCCAAATCCAAGCAATTGATGGGCATGCGCCCCGGCGGCAGGTACCTGGTGAAAATATTCATTGATGAGCAAACAGGCAGGGTAGCCGCCACCGAAAAGCTCGAGCCCTTCCTGAGCAATGAAGAGCTTACCGTAAAGCCAATGGATGTGGTAGACCTTACCGTATGGCGTCGTACTGATATTGGTTATGCGATGATCATCAACCACCGCCATACCGGCGTATTACACTTCAATGAGATCTACCGGCATATATCAGAAGGCCAGTCGTTCAAAGGGTATGTGAAGCATATTTATCCCGACAATAAGATCGACGTGGTCATTGGCAAGCCCGGTTACCAGCGCGTAGAAGATGAATCAGCGAAAGTATTGCGCCTGCTGAAAGAAAACAATGGCTACCTGCCATACAACGATAAGTCATCGCCCGATGAGATCTACGGCTTTTTTGGTATGAGTAAAAAGACCTTTAAAATGACTACCGGTGGTTTGTTCAAACAACGTAAAATTGCTTTCACCACCACCGGTATCAAATCTACTGAGGAAGATTAG
- a CDS encoding SusC/RagA family TonB-linked outer membrane protein, translated as MRKRYGLSIVLSLLCFHLTFAQTQKISGKVTDARTGAPLAGATVATEKNDKAARADAEGAFTIEVPAATKNLIVTIVGYKRMLVPVKGNLLNIAMEVEGVMIDEVVVTGYTTVRRKKFAGATAMVSSAEVRKQPMASFDQALQGQAAGVSVIANSGQPGAAGMVRIRGNGSINGNNQPLYIMDGIEITAADFATINQADFDRIEILKDAVATASYGSRGANGVIVINTRRGKASQLQLNYDGQVGFSKLPKDRLIVMNSKQKIDYELQRGNLYGWTPAQADSLRAVNFDWKDALFQTGVTQQHQISASGGSQTSRFFGSLSYLDQEGILKTTGLKRYTVRVNVDNNVKNWRFGISVQGGYSKLNNTGEAVTTTNTPLNAIRWGNPYERDIDPRTGDYQETGGANTGLLTSGQPNAAMELFLNHNNNLQLKGIGIAYLEYHFPFVKGLFARTIWGIDYGQTEGELFTSPRVAVGRPRNGALQRTFARNLRYTGTSSLNYKKEFGKHEIEGGLFFEVVKNNARNFGFTAFGFTNGFENETGITPGSTSNPNYIANTVGGGGQSGLQSFFAMASYGYDSKYYVNVVGRRDGSSRFGFNNRYGNFGSVGLTWAVTEEAFMKNISVLDELKLRASVGTNGNNASANYALPLFARGAYAGASAWGISSPGNLDLRWETNRTINIGVDFSLFKRRLSGTVELYDRQTQNLFYGIPIDPALNSFATIDGNFGKLRNRGIEISLRGDIIDTKDFRWTLEGNITYNQNRVLELKRDSTVSGLTILSVGRPVNSLYLVEYAGVNPDNGNALYYKRDKSTTPTFNTNDKVILGTSDAPWFGGLTTTFSYKGLDLSAQLSFFLERQMYNNDRSNVTNPTYFTDNMDVEVLTEWKQPGDITNVPRPTSSGGNAYQSQTTRFLEDASFWRLRNVTLGYTFPTTWTNAAKVRSARIFIQGQNWWTKTDFRSFDPEMTGVSLTGAQYPALIQTTVGLSIGL; from the coding sequence ATGCGAAAACGCTATGGGTTAAGCATTGTATTGTCACTACTTTGCTTTCATCTCACCTTTGCCCAAACCCAGAAAATTTCCGGTAAGGTTACTGATGCCAGGACAGGCGCACCGTTGGCGGGCGCTACTGTCGCTACTGAAAAAAATGATAAAGCCGCCCGGGCTGATGCAGAAGGAGCCTTTACTATAGAAGTACCTGCTGCAACAAAAAACCTTATCGTAACTATTGTAGGGTACAAGCGCATGTTGGTTCCCGTAAAAGGCAATTTGCTCAATATTGCCATGGAGGTAGAAGGCGTAATGATCGATGAAGTGGTGGTAACAGGTTATACCACGGTGCGACGTAAGAAATTTGCCGGTGCTACCGCCATGGTCTCCTCAGCGGAAGTGCGTAAACAACCAATGGCTTCTTTTGATCAGGCCCTGCAAGGCCAGGCTGCGGGTGTATCCGTGATCGCTAATAGCGGACAACCGGGCGCTGCCGGTATGGTGCGCATCCGGGGCAATGGGTCCATCAATGGCAATAACCAGCCATTGTACATTATGGATGGAATTGAAATTACCGCCGCTGATTTTGCTACTATCAACCAGGCCGATTTCGACAGGATAGAAATATTGAAAGACGCCGTAGCTACAGCATCTTATGGTTCCCGCGGCGCCAATGGCGTTATTGTGATCAATACCCGCCGTGGTAAAGCCAGCCAGCTGCAATTGAATTATGATGGACAGGTAGGGTTCAGCAAATTGCCCAAAGACCGGTTGATCGTCATGAATAGTAAGCAGAAAATAGACTACGAATTGCAACGGGGTAATTTGTACGGCTGGACGCCTGCACAAGCCGATAGTTTGCGGGCAGTCAACTTCGATTGGAAGGATGCGCTCTTTCAAACAGGTGTTACGCAGCAGCACCAGATCAGCGCCAGTGGCGGCAGCCAAACCAGCCGTTTCTTCGGGTCCTTATCTTATCTGGACCAGGAAGGAATCCTAAAAACGACGGGTCTGAAACGGTATACCGTTCGTGTGAACGTAGACAACAATGTAAAGAACTGGCGTTTTGGCATCAGTGTGCAAGGCGGTTATTCAAAGCTCAACAATACGGGCGAAGCTGTTACCACTACCAATACGCCTTTGAATGCTATACGCTGGGGCAATCCCTATGAAAGGGATATTGATCCACGAACAGGTGATTACCAGGAAACAGGCGGGGCCAACACAGGCCTGCTTACTTCTGGTCAGCCTAATGCGGCCATGGAATTATTCCTCAACCACAATAACAACCTACAGTTAAAGGGTATTGGCATTGCCTACCTGGAATATCATTTTCCTTTTGTAAAAGGTTTGTTTGCCCGTACTATCTGGGGTATTGATTATGGACAAACGGAAGGAGAGTTGTTTACCAGCCCGCGTGTAGCCGTGGGCCGGCCCAGGAATGGCGCCCTTCAGCGGACCTTTGCCCGCAACCTCCGTTATACAGGCACTTCTTCCCTCAACTATAAAAAGGAGTTTGGCAAGCACGAAATAGAAGGAGGTCTCTTCTTTGAAGTGGTAAAAAATAATGCCCGCAATTTTGGGTTCACAGCTTTTGGCTTCACCAATGGATTTGAGAACGAAACAGGTATTACGCCCGGCAGCACCTCCAATCCCAATTATATTGCCAACACCGTAGGTGGGGGTGGACAAAGTGGTTTACAATCCTTTTTTGCCATGGCCAGTTATGGATATGACAGCAAGTACTATGTGAATGTAGTAGGCAGGCGTGATGGCTCATCCCGTTTTGGCTTCAACAACCGCTATGGTAATTTTGGATCAGTGGGGTTGACGTGGGCAGTGACTGAAGAAGCGTTCATGAAAAATATCAGCGTGCTGGATGAACTGAAACTGCGTGCCAGCGTTGGTACCAATGGCAACAATGCCTCTGCCAATTATGCGCTTCCTTTATTTGCCCGGGGCGCGTATGCCGGCGCCAGTGCCTGGGGGATTTCCAGCCCTGGTAACCTGGACCTGCGTTGGGAAACCAACCGCACCATCAATATAGGCGTTGATTTCTCATTATTCAAAAGGAGGTTGTCGGGTACGGTTGAATTGTATGACCGCCAAACGCAAAACCTGTTCTATGGTATTCCCATCGATCCCGCCCTCAACAGTTTTGCTACGATTGATGGCAACTTTGGCAAGTTGAGAAACCGTGGTATAGAAATTTCACTGCGTGGCGACATCATCGATACAAAAGACTTCCGCTGGACACTGGAAGGCAATATTACTTACAACCAAAACAGGGTATTGGAGCTAAAGCGCGACTCTACTGTATCAGGTCTTACGATCCTGTCAGTTGGGCGGCCTGTCAACAGCCTGTACCTGGTGGAATATGCCGGGGTGAATCCGGATAATGGAAATGCCCTGTACTACAAACGTGATAAATCTACTACGCCCACCTTTAATACCAATGACAAGGTGATCCTGGGTACTTCTGATGCGCCCTGGTTTGGCGGCCTCACTACCACCTTTTCATACAAAGGTCTTGACCTTTCTGCCCAGTTGAGCTTCTTCTTAGAGCGGCAAATGTATAATAATGACAGGAGCAATGTTACCAATCCCACTTATTTTACTGATAACATGGATGTAGAGGTATTAACAGAATGGAAGCAACCGGGTGATATTACCAACGTACCCAGGCCTACCTCTTCCGGCGGCAATGCTTACCAGTCTCAAACTACCCGTTTCCTGGAAGATGCCAGCTTCTGGCGTTTGCGCAACGTAACCCTGGGTTATACTTTTCCAACAACCTGGACCAATGCCGCCAAAGTAAGGTCTGCCCGGATCTTTATACAGGGACAAAACTGGTGGACGAAAACCGACTTCAGAAGTTTCGATCCTGAAATGACAGGCGTTTCACTGACCGGGGCCCAATATCCGGCCCTGATACAAACCACGGTGGGTTTATCTATTGGCCTCTAA
- a CDS encoding winged helix-turn-helix transcriptional regulator has product MRSDCPLNFGLEVFGDKWTLLIIRDLMFFGKRYYGEFLESAEGISTNILADRLAMLEKQKIIVKKKSKEHKQKLIYSLTQKGIDLLPVIIAIGMWSDQYADKLNPHRDIILGEARKNYTKGIRQVKQRLQDMHLK; this is encoded by the coding sequence ATGCGGTCAGATTGTCCTTTAAATTTCGGGCTGGAGGTCTTTGGCGACAAATGGACACTCCTAATCATAAGGGACCTCATGTTCTTTGGTAAACGCTATTACGGGGAGTTCCTGGAATCGGCGGAGGGCATATCTACCAATATCTTGGCCGACAGGCTCGCCATGCTGGAAAAGCAGAAGATCATCGTAAAGAAAAAAAGCAAAGAGCATAAGCAGAAATTGATCTATAGTTTGACCCAAAAAGGGATCGACCTCCTGCCCGTCATCATTGCCATTGGCATGTGGTCTGATCAATATGCCGATAAACTCAATCCCCACAGAGATATTATCCTCGGCGAAGCAAGAAAGAATTACACCAAAGGCATCAGGCAGGTGAAACAAAGACTGCAGGACATGCACTTAAAGTAG